Proteins from a genomic interval of Corythoichthys intestinalis isolate RoL2023-P3 chromosome 3, ASM3026506v1, whole genome shotgun sequence:
- the ddr2l gene encoding discoidin domain-containing receptor 2 isoform X2 → MHLFLLLILHAAAAVAQVDPAHCRYALGMEDGRIKDNDITASSQWHETTGPQYARLNRDDGDGAWCPGGQLEASDSQFLQVDLRRLTFLTVVATQGRYARNGIEFARAYSLNYSRDGVVWKSWRNRLGSTVMEGNNNAYAPVINDLHPPVVTRWVRLIPLTELSTVCMRMELYGCPWEDGLIWYSAPEGQPMAQPGFPTAILNDSTYDGTHQKRKLSGGLGQLTDGVVGLDDFLLTRQYPEWPGYDYLGWKNGSMGVDQSVEMDFVFDRQRNFTSMKVHSNNMFSRGVKIFSSVSCRFKPRPLASWEAEPVVFHTVLDDRNPSARYVTVPLERRAAVAIRCRFAFADSWMMFSEVSFQSEDTSTSVTPPSVSDSSTAPSVAAADPSASAVPNDSNAPVLIGCLVTIILLLVIIIFLILWCQYVCKVLEKAPRRIPGEEMTVRLSSCSDTIILQTPPVPPRIPGGPVQSDPHYERVFLLDPQYQNPETLRNKLPELSQSAEASACGGGYAEPDVTQCTPHQCFHSNAPHYAETDVVRLQGVTGSNMYAVPALTVDSLTRKDISASEFPRQRLIFGEKLGEGQFGEVHLCEAQGLAAFLGEEEEGGPTTLVAVKQLRADATSQARNDFLKEIKIMSRLNHANIIRLLCVCVTSDPLCMVTEYMENGDLNMFLSQREMESTLTHANNIPSVSLADLLHMSVQISSGMRYLASLNFVHRDLATRNCLLDRRLTIKIADFGMSRNLYSSDYYRIQGRAVLPIRWMAWESILLGKFTTSSDVWAFGVTLWEIFTLCKEQPYSLLTDQQVIANTGEFFRNQGRQVFLYAPPLCPPSLFELMMRCWRRDIPDRPSFEGLYQALRPHVNQ, encoded by the exons ATGCACCTCTTCCTGCTGCTCATCCTTCACGCCGCAGCAGCCGTGGCACAAGTTGACCCAG CACACTGTCGCTATGCCCTCGGGATGGAGGATGGGCGGATCAAGGATAATGACATCACAGCTTCCAGCCAATGGCACGAGACCACAGGACCGCAGTACGCCAG GTTGAACCGCGACGACGGCGATGGCGCCTGGTGTCCTGGAGGACAACTAGAAGCGTCCGACTCTCAATTCCTGCAG GTGGACTTGCGTCGTCTGACCTTCCTGACGGTGGTGGCCACTCAGGGACGCTACGCACGCAACGGTATCGAGTTTGCACGAGCGTACAGCCTAAACTACAGCAGGGATGGAGTCGTATGGAAGTCATGGAGGAATCGTTTGGGAAGCACG GTAATGGAAGGCAACAACAACGCGTATGCGCCCGTCATCAACGACCTCCACCCTCCGGTGGTGACGCGCTGGGTGCGCTTGATTCCTCTCACCGAGCTGTCCACCGTTTGCATGCGGATGGAACTGTACGGCTGTCCCTGGGAAG ACGGTCTGATCTGGTACAGCGCTCCCGAGGGGCAGCCGATGGCACAGCCCGGCTTTCCCACCGCCATTCTTAACGACTCCACCTATGACGGCACCCACCAGAAGAG GAAGTTGTCAGGTGGTTTGGGCCAGCTGACGGACGGCGTGGTAGGGCTGGATGACTTCCTGTTGACGCGGCAGTACCCCGAGTGGCCCGGTTATGACTACCTGGGCTGGAAGAACGGCTCAATGGGGGTGGACCAAAGCGTGGAAATGGACTTTGTCTTTGACCGACAGAGGAACTTCACCTCCATGAAG GTCCACAGTAACAACATGTTTTCCCGTGGCGTGAAGATCTTCTCGTCGGTGTCGTGCCGATTCAAACCCCGCCCCTTGGCCTCATGGGAGGCGGAGCCTGTTGTTTTCCACACGGTTCTAGACGACCGGAACCCTAGCGCTCGCTACGTGACTGTGCCGCTCGAGCGCCGTGCCGCCGTCGCAATCCGATGCCGCTTCGCCTTTGCCGACTCCTGGATGATGTTCAGCGAGGTCTCCTTCCAGTCAG AAGACACATCGACGTCAGTGACTCCACCGTCCGTCAGCGACTCGAGCACGGCCCCGTCCGTAGCCG cTGCTGACCCATCTGCCAGCGCTGTGCCCAACGACAGCAACGCACCCGTTCTGATTGGCTGTCTAGTGACCATCATCCTACTGCTGGTTATCATCATCTTCCTCATCCTGTGGTGCCAGTATGTGTGTAAAGTTCTGGAGAAG GCTCCACGCAGGATCCCGGGTGAGGAGATGACTGTGCGCCTGTCGTCCTGCAGCGACACTATCATCCTGCAGACACCCCCTGTTCCCCCCCGTATCCCCGGAG GCCCGGTCCAGTCAGATCCCCACTACGAGCGAGTCTTCCTGTTGGACCCGCAGTACCAGAACCCCGAAACGCTGCGGAACAAACTGCCCGAGCTCTCGCAGAGCGCCGAAGCCTCAG CGTGCGGCGGCGGCTACGCCGAACCCGACGTGACGCAGTGCACGCCGCACCAGTGTTTCCATAGCAACGCGCCGCACTACGCCGAGACGGACGTCGTGCGTCTCCAGGGCGTGACGGGCAGCAACATGTACGCCGTGCCCGCCCTCACTGTCGACTCGCTGACGCGCAAGGACATCTCTGCCTCCGAGTTCCCGCGCCAGCGGCTGATCTTTGGTGAAAAGCTGGGCGAGGGACAGTTTGGAGAGGTGCACCTGTGCGAGGCCCAGGGGCTCGCCGCCTTCCTgggggaggaggaggaagggGGCCCGACCACATTGGTGGCGGTAAAACAGCTGCGGGCAGACGCCACCAGCCAGGCCAG GAACGACTTCCTGAAGGAGATCAAGATCATGTCCCGGCTGAACCACGCAAACATCATCCGATTGCTGTGcgtgtgcgtgacgtccgacCCACTGTGCATGGTGACTGAGTACATGGAGAACGGAGACCTCAATATGTTCCTGTCTCAGCGCGAGATGGAGAGCACGCTCACACATGCCAACAACATACCCTCCGTCAG CCTGGCGGACCTGCTGCACATGTCGGTGCAGATCTCATCAGGTATGAGGTATCTTGCCTCATTGAACTTCGTGCACCGTGATCTGGCCACAAGAAACTGCCTGCTGGATCGCCGCCTCACTATCAAGATCGCCGACTTCGGGATGAGCCGAAACCTCTACAGCAGCGACTACTACCGCATTCAAGGCCGCGCCGTGCTGCCAATACGTTGGATGGCCTGGGAGAGCATCCTGCTG GGCAAGTTCACCACCTCCAGCGACGTGTGGGCGTTTGGTGTGACCTTGTGGGAGATCTTCACGCTTTGCAAAGAGCAACCCTACAGCCTGCTGACGGACCAACAGGTCATAGCCAACACTGGAGAGTTCTTCAGGAACCAGGGCAGACAG GTGTTCCTGTACGCTCCTCCGCTTTGTCCCCCATCCCTCTTTGAGCTGATGATGCGATGTTGGAGGCGGGACATCCCAGACAGACCCTCCTTTGAGGGGCTCTACCAGGCCCTCAGACCCCACGTCAATCAGTGA
- the ddr2l gene encoding discoidin domain-containing receptor 2 isoform X1, whose protein sequence is MHLFLLLILHAAAAVAQVDPAHCRYALGMEDGRIKDNDITASSQWHETTGPQYARLNRDDGDGAWCPGGQLEASDSQFLQVDLRRLTFLTVVATQGRYARNGIEFARAYSLNYSRDGVVWKSWRNRLGSTVMEGNNNAYAPVINDLHPPVVTRWVRLIPLTELSTVCMRMELYGCPWEDGLIWYSAPEGQPMAQPGFPTAILNDSTYDGTHQKRRLSGGLGQLTDGVVGLDDFLLTRQYPEWPGYDYLGWKNGSMGVDQSVEMDFVFDRQRNFTSMKVHSNNMFSRGVKIFSSVSCRFKPRPLASWEAEPVVFHTVLDDRNPSARYVTVPLERRAAVAIRCRFAFADSWMMFSEVSFQSEDTSTSVTPPSVSDSSTAPSVAAADPSASAVPNDSNAPVLIGCLVTIILLLVIIIFLILWCQYVCKVLEKAPRRIPGEEMTVRLSSCSDTIILQTPPVPPRIPGGPVQSDPHYERVFLLDPQYQNPETLRNKLPELSQSAEASACGGGYAEPDVTQCTPHQCFHSNAPHYAETDVVRLQGVTGSNMYAVPALTVDSLTRKDISASEFPRQRLIFGEKLGEGQFGEVHLCEAQGLAAFLGEEEEGGPTTLVAVKQLRADATSQARNDFLKEIKIMSRLNHANIIRLLCVCVTSDPLCMVTEYMENGDLNMFLSQREMESTLTHANNIPSVSLADLLHMSVQISSGMRYLASLNFVHRDLATRNCLLDRRLTIKIADFGMSRNLYSSDYYRIQGRAVLPIRWMAWESILLGKFTTSSDVWAFGVTLWEIFTLCKEQPYSLLTDQQVIANTGEFFRNQGRQVFLYAPPLCPPSLFELMMRCWRRDIPDRPSFEGLYQALRPHVNQ, encoded by the exons ATGCACCTCTTCCTGCTGCTCATCCTTCACGCCGCAGCAGCCGTGGCACAAGTTGACCCAG CACACTGTCGCTATGCCCTCGGGATGGAGGATGGGCGGATCAAGGATAATGACATCACAGCTTCCAGCCAATGGCACGAGACCACAGGACCGCAGTACGCCAG GTTGAACCGCGACGACGGCGATGGCGCCTGGTGTCCTGGAGGACAACTAGAAGCGTCCGACTCTCAATTCCTGCAG GTGGACTTGCGTCGTCTGACCTTCCTGACGGTGGTGGCCACTCAGGGACGCTACGCACGCAACGGTATCGAGTTTGCACGAGCGTACAGCCTAAACTACAGCAGGGATGGAGTCGTATGGAAGTCATGGAGGAATCGTTTGGGAAGCACG GTAATGGAAGGCAACAACAACGCGTATGCGCCCGTCATCAACGACCTCCACCCTCCGGTGGTGACGCGCTGGGTGCGCTTGATTCCTCTCACCGAGCTGTCCACCGTTTGCATGCGGATGGAACTGTACGGCTGTCCCTGGGAAG ACGGTCTGATCTGGTACAGCGCTCCCGAGGGGCAGCCGATGGCACAGCCCGGCTTTCCCACCGCCATTCTTAACGACTCCACCTATGACGGCACCCACCAGAAGAGGCGG TTGTCAGGTGGTTTGGGCCAGCTGACGGACGGCGTGGTAGGGCTGGATGACTTCCTGTTGACGCGGCAGTACCCCGAGTGGCCCGGTTATGACTACCTGGGCTGGAAGAACGGCTCAATGGGGGTGGACCAAAGCGTGGAAATGGACTTTGTCTTTGACCGACAGAGGAACTTCACCTCCATGAAG GTCCACAGTAACAACATGTTTTCCCGTGGCGTGAAGATCTTCTCGTCGGTGTCGTGCCGATTCAAACCCCGCCCCTTGGCCTCATGGGAGGCGGAGCCTGTTGTTTTCCACACGGTTCTAGACGACCGGAACCCTAGCGCTCGCTACGTGACTGTGCCGCTCGAGCGCCGTGCCGCCGTCGCAATCCGATGCCGCTTCGCCTTTGCCGACTCCTGGATGATGTTCAGCGAGGTCTCCTTCCAGTCAG AAGACACATCGACGTCAGTGACTCCACCGTCCGTCAGCGACTCGAGCACGGCCCCGTCCGTAGCCG cTGCTGACCCATCTGCCAGCGCTGTGCCCAACGACAGCAACGCACCCGTTCTGATTGGCTGTCTAGTGACCATCATCCTACTGCTGGTTATCATCATCTTCCTCATCCTGTGGTGCCAGTATGTGTGTAAAGTTCTGGAGAAG GCTCCACGCAGGATCCCGGGTGAGGAGATGACTGTGCGCCTGTCGTCCTGCAGCGACACTATCATCCTGCAGACACCCCCTGTTCCCCCCCGTATCCCCGGAG GCCCGGTCCAGTCAGATCCCCACTACGAGCGAGTCTTCCTGTTGGACCCGCAGTACCAGAACCCCGAAACGCTGCGGAACAAACTGCCCGAGCTCTCGCAGAGCGCCGAAGCCTCAG CGTGCGGCGGCGGCTACGCCGAACCCGACGTGACGCAGTGCACGCCGCACCAGTGTTTCCATAGCAACGCGCCGCACTACGCCGAGACGGACGTCGTGCGTCTCCAGGGCGTGACGGGCAGCAACATGTACGCCGTGCCCGCCCTCACTGTCGACTCGCTGACGCGCAAGGACATCTCTGCCTCCGAGTTCCCGCGCCAGCGGCTGATCTTTGGTGAAAAGCTGGGCGAGGGACAGTTTGGAGAGGTGCACCTGTGCGAGGCCCAGGGGCTCGCCGCCTTCCTgggggaggaggaggaagggGGCCCGACCACATTGGTGGCGGTAAAACAGCTGCGGGCAGACGCCACCAGCCAGGCCAG GAACGACTTCCTGAAGGAGATCAAGATCATGTCCCGGCTGAACCACGCAAACATCATCCGATTGCTGTGcgtgtgcgtgacgtccgacCCACTGTGCATGGTGACTGAGTACATGGAGAACGGAGACCTCAATATGTTCCTGTCTCAGCGCGAGATGGAGAGCACGCTCACACATGCCAACAACATACCCTCCGTCAG CCTGGCGGACCTGCTGCACATGTCGGTGCAGATCTCATCAGGTATGAGGTATCTTGCCTCATTGAACTTCGTGCACCGTGATCTGGCCACAAGAAACTGCCTGCTGGATCGCCGCCTCACTATCAAGATCGCCGACTTCGGGATGAGCCGAAACCTCTACAGCAGCGACTACTACCGCATTCAAGGCCGCGCCGTGCTGCCAATACGTTGGATGGCCTGGGAGAGCATCCTGCTG GGCAAGTTCACCACCTCCAGCGACGTGTGGGCGTTTGGTGTGACCTTGTGGGAGATCTTCACGCTTTGCAAAGAGCAACCCTACAGCCTGCTGACGGACCAACAGGTCATAGCCAACACTGGAGAGTTCTTCAGGAACCAGGGCAGACAG GTGTTCCTGTACGCTCCTCCGCTTTGTCCCCCATCCCTCTTTGAGCTGATGATGCGATGTTGGAGGCGGGACATCCCAGACAGACCCTCCTTTGAGGGGCTCTACCAGGCCCTCAGACCCCACGTCAATCAGTGA